The following are from one region of the Stanieria cyanosphaera PCC 7437 genome:
- a CDS encoding efflux RND transporter permease subunit codes for MLLSIADIFIKRPVLTTVCSIIIVLIGAIAIPLLPISQLPQIAPIQIEVSATNLGADAQTTENAVTTIIEREINGVEGMQYISSSTNDSGISAINVTFPVSSDRNLAQVNVQNRVALAEPRLPSVVRQTGVSVVQSSPDLLMAIAFYAKNGEYDDLFLSNYLDTYVADQVQRVEGVGRARIFGERRYAMRLWLDPAALAARNLTAQDVVDALQEQNVQLGAGKIGQQPAPEDQRYEFTLRTEGRYETANEFEEMVIQVGEEGGLVRLKDIGRAELGAENYDTAAKYNGYPAIGLGIFQLPGSNALDVAKAVNAKVAELAEDFPPGLTYELALDTTEFVEVSLEEVVWTLIIAVALVVLIIFIFLQDWRTTIIPAIAIPVGLVGAFAFLLAFDFQINTLTMFAMVLATGIVVDDAIVVVEAIATKVERGIKPVQAAIDTMNELSGAVIATSLVLIAVFLPVAFFPGSTGVIFQQFALTIIFAIALSTFNALTFTPTMSGVLLSPQDERRGLLGSFFNKFNQGFGWTETNYAKSITFLTRKSVRYIVVAAFAAMFIFTIFLYNLVPTGFIPEEDQGYFFTIVQAPDGVSLNYTQEIMEQVSAEIDKIEEVQDYFSLSGFSFGGNGSNRGFVFAKLKPWSERKGESKSVYSILGQVNGAFQNITGARAFAINAPPVRGLSSFGGFEMQIQDRRGLPLSVLVENANQIIAAANQRPEIGAAFTQFAANTPQIEVEVNRDRAKALNINIDDIFSTLQTYLGSSYVNDFVLGQRQYRVYVQAESDARSNPNDIGQLYVRSQDDQMISLNNLVTLKEFTGPQIINHYNLFRSINIQGSPAPGYGTGQAIRAMEEVAAQTLSPGLGYEWTGTALEEVNSGGQVTLVFALGLVMAFLVLAAQYESYVDPLIIMLTVPLAIFGAIAAIWFRANLLQTGSIWPIINNNIYCQVGLVMLIGLASKNAILIVEYANQLREQGLGLVKAAIKAGRERFRPILMTAISSLVGFFPLVIATGAGASSRWSLGTAVFGGLLFATVLTLFLVPSIYIVIKSLEIRVSKLMS; via the coding sequence ATGTTACTTAGTATTGCCGATATTTTTATCAAGCGACCTGTTTTAACAACAGTTTGTTCGATCATTATTGTTTTAATAGGAGCGATCGCAATTCCTTTGTTGCCGATTTCTCAATTACCGCAAATTGCTCCAATTCAGATTGAGGTTTCTGCTACTAATCTTGGGGCAGACGCTCAAACTACTGAAAATGCAGTTACTACTATTATTGAGCGGGAAATCAATGGTGTGGAGGGGATGCAGTACATTTCTTCTAGTACTAATGATAGTGGTATTAGTGCGATTAATGTTACTTTTCCCGTCTCAAGCGATCGCAATCTGGCTCAAGTCAATGTTCAAAATCGAGTTGCTTTAGCCGAACCTCGTTTGCCTAGTGTAGTTCGACAAACTGGGGTGAGTGTGGTTCAGTCTTCTCCAGATTTACTTATGGCGATCGCTTTTTATGCCAAAAATGGCGAATATGATGACTTGTTTTTGAGTAATTATTTAGATACTTATGTTGCGGATCAAGTGCAACGGGTTGAAGGGGTAGGTAGAGCGAGAATTTTTGGTGAACGTCGTTATGCGATGCGTCTTTGGCTCGATCCTGCTGCTTTAGCAGCGAGAAATCTAACTGCTCAAGATGTGGTTGATGCCCTGCAAGAACAAAATGTTCAGTTGGGGGCAGGAAAAATTGGTCAACAACCAGCACCTGAAGATCAAAGGTATGAGTTTACCTTACGCACAGAGGGTAGGTATGAAACTGCTAATGAATTTGAGGAGATGGTAATTCAGGTTGGTGAAGAGGGAGGTTTAGTTCGACTCAAAGATATCGGCAGAGCGGAATTAGGCGCAGAAAATTATGATACTGCTGCTAAATATAATGGTTATCCTGCAATTGGGTTGGGTATTTTTCAACTTCCTGGAAGTAATGCCCTCGATGTTGCTAAAGCAGTCAACGCGAAAGTAGCAGAATTGGCGGAAGATTTTCCTCCAGGCTTGACTTATGAGCTTGCCCTTGATACTACTGAATTTGTGGAAGTTTCTTTAGAAGAAGTAGTTTGGACTTTAATTATTGCTGTTGCTTTAGTAGTCCTAATTATTTTTATCTTTTTGCAAGATTGGCGAACAACGATTATTCCTGCGATCGCGATTCCTGTTGGTTTGGTAGGAGCTTTTGCTTTTCTTTTGGCATTTGATTTCCAAATTAATACTTTAACCATGTTTGCGATGGTATTGGCTACAGGAATAGTAGTTGACGATGCGATTGTGGTAGTAGAAGCGATCGCTACAAAAGTTGAGCGGGGAATCAAACCTGTTCAAGCTGCGATTGACACTATGAATGAGTTAAGTGGAGCAGTCATTGCAACTTCTTTAGTTTTAATAGCAGTATTTCTGCCTGTTGCGTTCTTTCCTGGTTCAACAGGAGTAATTTTTCAACAATTTGCTTTAACTATTATTTTTGCGATCGCACTTTCTACTTTCAATGCTTTGACTTTTACTCCCACGATGTCGGGTGTATTATTAAGTCCCCAAGATGAACGTAGAGGTTTATTAGGTTCATTTTTTAATAAGTTTAATCAGGGTTTTGGTTGGACTGAAACTAATTATGCCAAAAGCATTACTTTTTTAACTAGAAAATCGGTTAGATATATTGTTGTAGCTGCTTTTGCTGCTATGTTTATCTTTACGATCTTTCTATACAATCTCGTTCCTACAGGATTTATTCCCGAAGAAGATCAAGGTTACTTTTTTACCATTGTTCAAGCTCCTGATGGAGTTTCTCTTAACTACACTCAAGAAATAATGGAACAAGTGAGTGCAGAAATAGACAAAATTGAAGAAGTTCAAGATTACTTTAGTCTTTCTGGTTTTAGTTTTGGTGGCAATGGTAGTAATCGTGGTTTTGTCTTTGCCAAACTCAAACCCTGGTCAGAAAGAAAGGGCGAATCTAAATCAGTCTATTCTATTCTAGGTCAGGTTAATGGTGCATTTCAAAATATTACAGGCGCGAGAGCTTTTGCTATCAACGCTCCACCAGTAAGAGGATTGAGTAGCTTTGGCGGATTTGAAATGCAAATTCAGGATCGTCGCGGTTTACCTCTATCTGTATTAGTTGAAAATGCTAACCAAATAATAGCAGCAGCCAACCAAAGACCAGAAATAGGTGCAGCTTTTACTCAATTTGCAGCCAATACTCCCCAAATTGAAGTTGAAGTTAATCGCGATCGCGCTAAAGCTCTTAATATTAATATTGATGATATTTTTTCTACCCTACAAACCTATTTGGGTTCTAGTTACGTCAATGATTTTGTACTCGGACAAAGACAATATCGAGTCTACGTGCAAGCAGAATCAGATGCTCGTTCCAATCCTAATGATATCGGTCAATTATATGTTCGTTCTCAAGATGACCAAATGATATCGCTCAATAACTTAGTTACACTGAAAGAATTTACAGGCCCACAAATTATTAACCACTATAATCTCTTTCGCTCTATTAATATCCAAGGTTCTCCTGCACCTGGATACGGTACAGGACAAGCGATTCGAGCAATGGAAGAAGTTGCTGCTCAAACCTTATCCCCTGGATTGGGTTACGAATGGACAGGAACAGCTTTAGAAGAGGTTAATTCAGGCGGTCAAGTTACTTTAGTGTTTGCCCTGGGGTTAGTCATGGCATTTCTCGTCTTAGCTGCACAATACGAAAGCTATGTCGATCCATTGATTATTATGTTAACTGTTCCTCTAGCTATTTTTGGTGCGATCGCAGCTATTTGGTTTCGAGCTAATCTACTTCAAACGGGTAGTATTTGGCCGATCATTAATAACAATATTTACTGTCAAGTTGGATTAGTAATGTTAATTGGTTTGGCTAGTAAAAATGCCATTTTAATTGTTGAATATGCTAACCAATTAAGAGAACAAGGACTAGGTTTAGTTAAGGCAGCAATTAAAGCTGGAAGAGAACGTTTTCGTCCGATTCTAATGACCGCAATTTCTAGTTTAGTTGGGTTTTTTCCTTTAGTAATTGCTACTGGTGCAGGTGCTTCTAGTCGTTGGTCTTTAGGTACTGCTGTCTTTGGAGGACTACTGTTTGCAACAGTTTTAACTTTGTTTTTAGTTCCTTCTATTTATATTGTGATTAAAAGTTTAGAAATACGAGTCTCTAAACTAATGTCTTAA
- a CDS encoding efflux RND transporter periplasmic adaptor subunit: MNDRPLVRGRLFALIVTVTLLTAACSKQEPPQATQPPAVPVKLQNLERAAIRDSSEFVGSLTAKQRVILASQVDGRIVSISATEGEAVRQGQPLIQLQLTEAQEEVNAAVSNINIQKANLDNAIAQLRTAQAQEAAAAADVAQKQADLRQQEAEVELAQENLKRVEFLVTEGAESKQLLDERSRDLKTAQAQQDALEQALNASQKNLVAAQEGIKAAEAAINREKAAQNQAEAQLGVAQENLSYNRLVAPIDGVVGNIVPKVGDYIEAGQELTNITQNDTLELNLNVPIEQASQLKPGLPVEIVDQSGQANVRGKISFIAPQVNRTQQSILAKATFPNNGNLVDEQFVKARVIWSQQSGVLVPTESVSRIAGQNFVFVAQEQTGEDGKTTLVAKQKPVTLGEIQGQAYQVISGIEAGEKLVVSGILNLSDGTPINPESLTSKNN; this comes from the coding sequence ATGAATGACAGACCTTTGGTTAGGGGTAGGTTATTTGCTCTAATTGTCACAGTAACTTTGTTAACTGCTGCTTGTAGCAAACAAGAGCCTCCTCAAGCAACTCAACCTCCAGCAGTGCCAGTAAAACTGCAAAACTTAGAACGTGCTGCAATTAGAGATAGTTCTGAGTTTGTTGGTAGTTTAACGGCTAAACAAAGAGTGATTTTAGCTTCTCAAGTCGATGGCAGAATAGTTTCTATTTCGGCTACAGAAGGAGAAGCAGTTCGCCAAGGACAACCTTTAATTCAACTTCAATTAACAGAAGCGCAAGAAGAGGTTAATGCAGCAGTATCTAATATTAATATCCAAAAAGCTAATCTCGATAATGCCATAGCACAGTTGCGAACTGCTCAAGCACAAGAGGCAGCAGCAGCAGCAGATGTCGCTCAAAAACAAGCAGATCTACGTCAGCAAGAAGCGGAAGTAGAGTTGGCTCAGGAAAATTTAAAGAGAGTTGAATTTTTGGTTACTGAAGGCGCAGAATCTAAACAACTTTTGGATGAACGTAGCCGAGATTTGAAAACGGCTCAAGCTCAACAAGATGCTTTAGAACAAGCTCTTAATGCTTCACAAAAAAATCTAGTAGCTGCCCAAGAAGGAATCAAAGCTGCTGAGGCAGCAATCAACCGAGAAAAAGCTGCTCAAAATCAGGCTGAAGCTCAATTAGGAGTAGCTCAAGAAAATTTGTCTTATAACCGTTTGGTTGCTCCGATTGACGGTGTAGTGGGTAATATTGTTCCCAAAGTAGGAGATTATATTGAGGCTGGACAAGAATTAACTAATATTACTCAAAATGACACTCTGGAGTTGAATTTGAATGTTCCGATTGAACAGGCATCTCAATTAAAACCGGGATTACCAGTCGAAATTGTCGATCAATCCGGTCAAGCTAATGTTAGAGGTAAAATTAGTTTTATTGCTCCTCAAGTTAATCGTACTCAACAATCGATTTTAGCTAAGGCAACTTTTCCTAACAATGGCAATTTAGTTGATGAACAATTTGTTAAAGCTAGGGTAATTTGGTCGCAACAATCAGGTGTCTTAGTTCCTACTGAGTCAGTTTCCCGAATTGCTGGACAAAATTTTGTTTTTGTTGCCCAGGAACAAACAGGAGAAGATGGCAAAACTACATTAGTAGCTAAACAAAAACCTGTGACTTTAGGTGAAATTCAAGGACAAGCTTATCAAGTTATTTCTGGTATAGAAGCAGGAGAAAAATTAGTAGTATCGGGGATTTTAAATTTATCTGATGGGACTCCGATTAATCCAGAGTCTTTGACTAGCAAGAATAATTGA